A single region of the Yersinia entomophaga genome encodes:
- the recJ gene encoding single-stranded-DNA-specific exonuclease RecJ, with amino-acid sequence MAIKTQLRRRELADESALPEQLHPLLRRLYASRGVKGAQELERGVKGLLAYQQLDGIDAGVSLLQQALADSQRIMIVGDFDADGATSTALAVLSLRSMGCSHVDYLVPNRFDDGYGLSPEVVEQVIARGADLIVTVDNGISSHAGVDLAHAHGIKVLVTDHHLPGDVLPAAEAIINPNLVGCDFPSKSLAGVGVTFYLMLALRARLRDSGWFEQRALAIPNLAELLDLVALGTVADVVPLDANNRILVHQGLSRIRAGKCRPGIKALLEVANRDARQLAASDLGFSLGPRLNAAGRLDDMSIGVALLLSDDIAQARALAMDLDSLNLARREIEQSMQVEALQLCDQLERTSTELPYGIAMYHAEWHQGVVGILASRIKERFHRPVIAFAPAGEGILKGSGRSVAGLHMRDALERLDTLNPGLMLKFGGHAMAAGLSLEQQKFDEFRQRFADLVGEWMDASQLEGVIWSDGELTGAQMTLETAELLRDGGPWGQAFPEPTFDGKFRLLQQRLVGERHLKVMLEPLNGGPLLDGIAFNIDTTLWPDSSVREVKVAYKLDINEFRGNRNVQLLIQHLWPY; translated from the coding sequence GTGGCTATAAAAACCCAACTTCGTCGTCGCGAACTTGCCGATGAGAGTGCGCTGCCGGAGCAATTGCATCCGTTGCTACGTCGTTTGTACGCCTCTCGCGGTGTGAAAGGGGCGCAAGAGCTGGAGCGCGGAGTGAAAGGCCTGCTGGCTTATCAACAGCTGGACGGCATTGATGCCGGGGTCAGTTTGTTGCAGCAGGCATTGGCCGATAGCCAGCGTATTATGATTGTCGGTGATTTCGATGCCGATGGCGCGACCAGCACCGCCTTAGCCGTGTTATCTCTGCGCAGTATGGGCTGCAGCCACGTCGATTATCTGGTTCCAAATCGTTTTGATGATGGATACGGCCTTAGCCCGGAAGTGGTTGAACAGGTTATTGCCCGCGGTGCGGATCTTATCGTAACCGTAGATAACGGTATTTCTTCCCATGCAGGCGTTGATTTGGCTCATGCTCATGGGATTAAGGTGCTGGTTACCGATCACCACTTGCCGGGTGACGTTTTGCCGGCAGCCGAAGCCATTATTAACCCCAATCTGGTGGGCTGCGATTTTCCATCGAAATCGCTGGCTGGTGTTGGCGTGACTTTTTACCTCATGCTGGCTTTGCGTGCGCGATTACGGGATAGCGGCTGGTTTGAGCAACGAGCGCTGGCGATTCCTAATTTAGCGGAGTTGCTGGATTTGGTGGCTTTGGGAACGGTCGCCGATGTGGTGCCACTGGATGCCAATAACCGTATTTTGGTACACCAAGGGTTGAGCCGAATTCGGGCGGGAAAATGCCGCCCCGGAATCAAAGCGCTACTGGAAGTGGCAAACCGTGATGCGCGCCAGCTGGCAGCCAGCGATTTGGGCTTTTCCCTTGGCCCTCGGCTGAATGCCGCCGGTCGTCTGGATGATATGTCTATCGGCGTGGCGCTACTTTTGAGTGATGATATTGCTCAGGCGCGCGCACTGGCGATGGATTTGGATAGCTTGAACCTGGCGCGGCGTGAAATAGAACAAAGCATGCAGGTTGAGGCTTTACAACTTTGTGACCAACTGGAACGTACCAGCACGGAGTTGCCTTACGGCATTGCCATGTATCACGCCGAATGGCATCAGGGGGTGGTAGGGATTCTTGCTTCGCGTATCAAAGAACGTTTTCACCGCCCGGTGATTGCTTTCGCGCCAGCGGGAGAAGGAATACTAAAAGGTTCGGGACGTTCGGTCGCGGGGCTACATATGCGCGATGCGCTGGAACGCCTGGATACGCTCAATCCTGGCCTGATGCTGAAGTTTGGTGGCCACGCTATGGCCGCAGGTTTATCGCTGGAACAGCAAAAATTCGACGAGTTCCGTCAGCGTTTTGCCGATTTGGTGGGCGAGTGGATGGATGCCTCTCAGCTTGAAGGGGTTATCTGGTCCGATGGCGAACTGACCGGCGCGCAAATGACGCTGGAAACCGCAGAATTATTACGTGACGGCGGCCCTTGGGGGCAGGCTTTCCCTGAACCGACTTTCGACGGAAAATTCCGGCTGTTGCAGCAACGGCTGGTGGGGGAACGCCATCTGAAAGTGATGCTGGAACCGTTAAACGGTGGCCCGTTGCTGGATGGTATCGCGTTTAATATTGATACCACTTTATGGCCGGATAGCAGCGTGCGCGAAGTTAAAGTGGCTTATAAGTTGGATATCAATGAATTCCGCGGTAACCGCAACGTTCAATTGCTGATTCAGCACCTCTGGCCTTATTAG
- the lysS gene encoding lysine--tRNA ligase, whose translation MSEQKPQVAEQVQELNSELQARREKLAALREKGIAFPNDFRRENLSDQLHAAYGDKDNEELEALGVEVTVAGRMMTRRIMGKASFVTLQDVGGRIQLYVSRDDLADGVYNEEFKKWDLGDILGARGKLFKTKTGELSIHCSELRLLTKALRPLPDKFHGLADQETRYRQRYLDLIANDESRNTFKVRSQVMSGIRQFMVEKGFMEVETPMMQVIPGGASARPFITHHNALDIDMYLRIAPELYLKRLVVGGFERVFEINRNFRNEGVSPRHNPEFTMMELYMAYADYKDLIVLTEELFRTLTETILGSSVVKYGEQEFDFGKPFAKLTMKEAICKYRPETNVTDLDDMDKAVAIAESLGIKVEKSWGLGRVQCEIFEETAESHLIQPTFITEYPAEVSPLARRNDDNPFITDRFEFFIGGREIGNGFSELNDAEDQAERFAEQVRAKDEGDDEAMFYDEDYVTALEHGLPPTAGLGIGIDRMVMLFTNSHTIRDVILFPAMRPVK comes from the coding sequence ATGTCAGAGCAAAAACCACAAGTCGCTGAGCAAGTGCAAGAACTGAATAGTGAATTACAGGCGCGTCGTGAAAAATTGGCTGCACTACGTGAGAAGGGTATTGCTTTCCCGAACGATTTTCGTCGGGAGAACCTCTCAGATCAACTGCATGCTGCGTACGGTGATAAAGATAACGAAGAATTAGAAGCGCTGGGCGTAGAAGTGACCGTGGCTGGCCGCATGATGACTCGTCGCATCATGGGTAAAGCCTCTTTTGTTACCTTGCAGGACGTCGGCGGTCGTATCCAGCTGTACGTTTCCCGTGACGATTTGGCAGACGGCGTTTACAACGAAGAGTTTAAAAAGTGGGATCTGGGGGATATTCTCGGCGCTCGCGGTAAGCTGTTCAAAACCAAAACTGGGGAACTGTCTATCCACTGTAGCGAACTGCGCTTGCTAACCAAGGCGCTGCGTCCGTTGCCTGACAAATTCCACGGTTTGGCCGATCAGGAAACTCGCTATCGTCAGCGCTATCTGGATCTGATTGCCAACGATGAATCGCGTAATACTTTCAAAGTGCGTTCTCAGGTAATGTCCGGCATCCGCCAGTTCATGGTGGAAAAAGGCTTTATGGAAGTTGAAACGCCGATGATGCAAGTGATTCCTGGCGGCGCATCTGCTCGTCCGTTTATCACTCATCATAATGCGTTAGATATCGACATGTACCTGCGTATTGCGCCTGAGCTGTATCTGAAACGTTTGGTTGTTGGTGGTTTTGAGCGCGTATTCGAAATTAACCGTAACTTCCGTAACGAAGGCGTTTCTCCGCGTCATAATCCTGAGTTCACCATGATGGAACTCTATATGGCGTATGCGGATTACAAAGATCTGATCGTTCTGACTGAAGAACTGTTCCGCACGCTGACAGAAACCATTTTGGGCAGCAGCGTCGTTAAATACGGCGAGCAGGAATTCGATTTTGGCAAACCATTTGCCAAACTGACCATGAAAGAAGCGATTTGCAAATATCGTCCTGAAACCAACGTTACCGATCTGGACGACATGGATAAAGCTGTTGCTATCGCTGAGTCTCTGGGAATCAAAGTCGAGAAGAGCTGGGGGCTGGGGCGTGTTCAGTGTGAAATCTTCGAAGAAACCGCAGAGAGCCATCTGATTCAGCCAACCTTCATCACTGAATACCCAGCAGAAGTTTCGCCATTGGCTCGCCGTAATGATGATAATCCATTCATCACTGACCGTTTCGAATTCTTTATCGGCGGCCGTGAAATCGGTAATGGTTTCTCAGAGTTAAATGATGCGGAAGATCAGGCCGAGCGCTTTGCGGAGCAGGTTCGTGCTAAAGATGAAGGCGATGACGAAGCAATGTTCTACGACGAAGATTATGTCACTGCGTTGGAACACGGCTTGCCGCCGACCGCTGGTCTGGGCATTGGGATCGACCGTATGGTTATGTTGTTTACTAACAGCCACACCATTCGTGATGTGATTCTGTTCCCTGCGATGCGTCCGGTTAAGTAA
- the gspD gene encoding type II secretion system secretin GspD, whose translation MPLSIIRTIYVEKSKFPFFLFFIIFINIKNKLCLSVAIIAVQLFSVVTYANDYTVRLEDADIREFVNSASRILNKTIIMDPKVKGTISIRSYENMDEDKYRQFFLNVLDVYGFTVIEMPNNILKVVPAKRAKGSASVIITQDDIFNGDELINKIVPLKYISAKNIAPLLRQLNDNTDSGSIVHYEPNNSLLITGRAAVVNRLISIIDKFDRESDSIAEVFKLKHASAMDIARIVNELLRANSSSKKEMPQEVKLVADERTNSILINGDAGARKNTVSIIRKLDQEQTADGNTKVIYLKYAKAENLLDVLNGVSSSLKDDKKKSVPAFSPNKKIMIKADNQTNALIISAAPTVMYDLEQVITKLDIRRAQVLVEAIIVEAQDGEGMNLGIQWANSHGGGVSLLDSGKITNSAQGNMSAVVNGMSGLATGFYRGNWAGLFTALATNSSNDILATPSIVTLDNMDAEFSVGQEVPVLSSQQTTPTDKVYNTISRQSVGIILKVKPQINKGDTVLLEIRQEVSSVAENSSADKDNIGSTFNKRIVNNAVLVKSGDTVVVGGLLDKKITNVINKVPILGDIPIIGALFRQNKDRVEKRNLILFIKPTIIREADEYLYETSDKFRAFNEKNEKSRSLLVNSEVKVNEYSDVRRLSTINNKEVINLIKKDINSFYGRGGVN comes from the coding sequence ATGCCGCTCTCTATTATAAGAACTATTTATGTGGAAAAAAGTAAGTTTCCGTTTTTTTTGTTTTTTATTATTTTTATAAATATAAAAAACAAACTGTGCTTGTCTGTCGCCATCATAGCTGTACAGCTATTTTCGGTTGTAACTTATGCAAATGATTACACTGTAAGGTTGGAAGATGCTGATATCAGAGAGTTCGTAAACTCGGCAAGTAGGATATTAAATAAAACTATAATCATGGATCCTAAAGTAAAGGGGACAATTTCAATTCGTAGTTACGAAAATATGGATGAAGATAAGTATCGACAGTTTTTTCTTAACGTCCTTGACGTGTATGGTTTTACTGTAATTGAGATGCCGAATAATATATTGAAGGTAGTTCCCGCCAAAAGAGCAAAAGGCTCAGCATCAGTAATTATTACGCAGGATGATATTTTTAATGGTGATGAGCTTATTAATAAAATAGTGCCGTTAAAGTATATTTCAGCTAAAAATATAGCGCCGTTATTACGGCAATTAAATGATAATACAGATTCTGGCAGTATCGTACATTACGAACCGAATAACTCGTTGCTAATCACTGGAAGAGCCGCAGTGGTCAATAGATTAATATCTATTATTGATAAATTTGATCGTGAAAGTGACTCAATAGCAGAAGTCTTTAAGCTGAAACATGCATCTGCGATGGATATCGCACGGATCGTCAATGAACTTTTGAGAGCAAACAGCTCGTCAAAGAAAGAAATGCCGCAGGAAGTAAAGCTTGTTGCTGATGAAAGAACTAATTCAATCCTGATAAATGGAGATGCCGGGGCTCGTAAAAATACGGTATCAATAATAAGGAAACTTGATCAGGAACAGACGGCAGATGGAAATACAAAAGTGATTTATTTGAAGTATGCCAAGGCTGAAAACTTACTAGATGTGTTAAATGGTGTAAGTTCTAGCCTAAAAGATGATAAGAAAAAATCAGTGCCTGCTTTTTCCCCAAATAAAAAAATCATGATTAAAGCTGATAATCAGACTAATGCATTGATTATTAGTGCAGCGCCTACGGTTATGTATGATTTAGAGCAGGTTATAACTAAGCTCGATATTAGGCGTGCTCAGGTCCTGGTTGAAGCCATTATTGTGGAAGCTCAGGATGGTGAAGGCATGAACCTTGGGATTCAATGGGCAAACAGTCACGGTGGTGGTGTTAGTTTGCTTGACTCTGGAAAAATAACCAATAGTGCTCAAGGGAATATGAGTGCTGTGGTGAATGGTATGAGCGGGCTGGCGACGGGATTTTATCGTGGAAATTGGGCGGGTTTATTCACCGCTCTGGCTACAAATTCAAGTAATGATATTCTGGCTACGCCCAGCATAGTAACACTGGATAATATGGATGCTGAATTTAGCGTTGGCCAAGAAGTACCTGTTCTTTCATCACAGCAAACGACACCCACAGATAAGGTTTATAACACGATATCTCGTCAGTCAGTCGGTATTATTTTAAAGGTCAAACCACAAATAAATAAAGGGGATACGGTATTACTGGAGATCCGCCAAGAGGTATCAAGTGTGGCAGAGAACTCTAGTGCAGATAAAGATAATATAGGTTCAACGTTCAATAAAAGAATCGTCAATAATGCCGTGCTGGTTAAAAGTGGGGATACAGTCGTCGTCGGCGGGTTATTAGACAAGAAAATTACGAATGTTATAAACAAAGTGCCTATACTTGGTGATATTCCTATCATTGGCGCATTATTCAGACAAAATAAAGATAGAGTAGAAAAGAGAAATCTAATTTTGTTCATTAAGCCTACAATAATAAGAGAGGCTGATGAATATTTATATGAAACATCAGATAAGTTTAGAGCTTTCAATGAAAAAAATGAAAAAAGTAGAAGCTTGTTAGTCAATTCAGAAGTTAAGGTGAATGAATATAGTGATGTTCGTAGATTGTCTACTATAAATAATAAAGAGGTAATAAATTTAATAAAGAAAGATATTAACTCTTTTTATGGTAGAGGGGGTGTTAATTGA
- a CDS encoding type II secretion system F family protein, whose translation MIIFKYSAINKKGSRCKGQVEAESIRGARELVRARGLTLLNIKKVNVINWYGRIKKTINKRELLVLTRQLAILTSASIPVDEALLAVSQQTERKSVSITLEKIRNNIISGYSLSDSLESFPRDFNVLYRALIKSGESSGKLDLILKRLADNIEKSHLKKNKFIQALVYPVMLILVSFAVISVLLTAVIPEVIEQFVFMKQNLPLSTRVLMSISDFMSSYFSLLMISIVIFLMINVFGMRKLKYKFYVHRKLLEIVVIGKVIKKIHASRYIRMLAILCSSGIPLMQSMKIGLTVLTNESIKLEMKQGVSLVEKGASLSAALSHTNIFPPLARHMIYSGEKSGDLNIMLEKTADIIDEEFERIIEISMSIFEPTLIIIMASLILFIVLSVLQPILLLNNMA comes from the coding sequence ATGATCATATTTAAATATTCTGCCATAAATAAAAAAGGCTCAAGGTGTAAGGGGCAAGTTGAAGCGGAAAGTATCCGAGGGGCAAGAGAGCTAGTACGTGCTCGTGGATTAACACTCTTAAATATAAAAAAAGTTAATGTTATAAACTGGTATGGAAGAATCAAGAAAACAATTAATAAAAGAGAACTGTTGGTTTTAACGAGACAACTTGCCATTTTAACTTCGGCATCCATCCCAGTTGATGAGGCATTATTAGCCGTATCGCAGCAAACTGAACGAAAATCAGTATCTATCACTTTAGAAAAGATAAGAAATAATATTATCTCTGGCTACTCATTATCTGATTCTCTGGAATCATTTCCACGAGATTTTAACGTGTTGTACCGAGCATTGATAAAATCTGGTGAATCATCCGGAAAGTTAGATCTTATCCTGAAACGGTTGGCTGATAATATTGAGAAGTCACATCTTAAGAAAAATAAATTCATTCAGGCATTAGTCTATCCTGTCATGCTTATATTAGTGTCTTTTGCAGTTATTTCGGTCTTACTCACTGCGGTAATCCCAGAAGTCATAGAACAGTTTGTTTTCATGAAACAAAATCTCCCTCTATCAACTAGGGTTTTAATGTCGATAAGTGACTTTATGAGCAGTTATTTTTCATTATTAATGATATCCATTGTCATTTTTTTAATGATTAATGTTTTTGGTATGAGGAAGTTAAAATATAAATTCTATGTTCATAGAAAGTTACTTGAAATTGTAGTTATAGGTAAAGTGATTAAAAAGATACATGCTTCACGCTATATAAGAATGCTGGCTATACTGTGCTCTAGTGGGATTCCTTTGATGCAATCGATGAAAATTGGTTTGACAGTTTTAACTAACGAATCAATTAAACTAGAAATGAAACAGGGAGTATCATTGGTAGAAAAAGGAGCGAGTCTTTCGGCTGCATTGAGTCATACCAATATTTTTCCTCCATTAGCCAGACATATGATTTATTCAGGCGAGAAAAGCGGTGATTTAAATATCATGTTAGAAAAAACGGCAGATATTATAGATGAGGAATTTGAACGAATCATAGAGATCTCAATGAGTATATTTGAGCCGACACTCATCATCATAATGGCTTCATTAATTCTATTTATTGTTTTATCTGTTTTACAGCCAATATTGTTACTTAACAATATGGCTTAA
- the gspE gene encoding type II secretion system ATPase GspE — translation MPFSWARKYGVLLIPMEHGCHLVCRCSASFDDLLEGQRVASGKVVLALVTDEEFESRLVDFYQNDAQQAHQIMTDIGNELALSTLIEQLPKDDDLLDTTDDAPIIRLINAVLSEAVKQAASDIHIEPFEQRLLIRFRIDGMLNQILEPPVELTALLVSRIKVMARLDIAEKRVPQDGRIAVRVGGRALDVRVSTLPSNHGERVVLRILDKSSVKLDLKALGVEDGNYKLIRKLLQQPHGMILVVGPTGSGKSTTLYAALMEIDSSVRNIMTIEDPIEFDLNGIAQTQVSPKVDMSFAKGLRAILRQDPDVILIGEIRDTETAKIATQASLTGHLVLSTLHTNTATGAVTRLQDMGIETFMLASSLLAVISQRLVRKLCVYCRSPHQFQFSDLHEANNGLISGFKAVGCEQCNFIGYRGRTAIHELLIVDESIRNCIYRRGSEIELEKLARKITVGIKNSGIVKITQGMTTLEEVIRVTRENIDDHI, via the coding sequence ATGCCATTTAGTTGGGCAAGAAAATATGGCGTATTACTTATCCCTATGGAACATGGTTGTCATTTAGTTTGCCGTTGTTCAGCGTCGTTTGATGATTTACTCGAAGGGCAGAGAGTTGCTTCTGGAAAGGTAGTACTGGCCTTGGTTACCGATGAGGAGTTTGAATCCAGGTTGGTCGATTTCTACCAGAATGATGCCCAGCAAGCCCATCAAATAATGACGGATATCGGTAATGAATTAGCTCTTAGCACCCTCATAGAACAATTGCCAAAAGATGATGACTTACTGGATACGACCGACGATGCGCCAATTATTCGCCTTATAAATGCCGTTTTGTCTGAAGCAGTGAAGCAAGCTGCGTCCGATATTCATATCGAGCCCTTCGAGCAAAGATTGCTAATAAGATTCAGAATTGATGGCATGCTAAATCAGATTCTTGAACCGCCGGTGGAACTAACGGCCTTACTGGTGTCCCGAATAAAAGTTATGGCAAGACTAGATATTGCGGAAAAGAGAGTGCCGCAGGATGGGAGAATTGCGGTAAGAGTCGGTGGGCGAGCGTTGGATGTCAGGGTGTCAACTTTACCATCTAACCACGGTGAGCGGGTTGTACTGCGAATTTTGGATAAAAGTAGTGTGAAGTTAGATCTCAAGGCTCTTGGGGTGGAGGACGGTAACTATAAGTTAATAAGGAAGTTATTGCAGCAACCTCATGGAATGATATTGGTGGTAGGGCCAACTGGTTCGGGTAAAAGTACGACACTTTATGCTGCGTTAATGGAAATTGATAGTAGCGTTCGTAATATTATGACAATAGAAGATCCGATCGAATTTGATCTTAATGGTATCGCGCAAACGCAAGTTAGTCCTAAAGTGGATATGAGCTTCGCTAAAGGATTACGTGCCATTTTACGGCAGGACCCTGATGTTATTCTTATTGGCGAAATACGAGACACAGAAACGGCTAAGATAGCGACTCAGGCTTCATTAACCGGCCACCTGGTACTCTCAACGCTGCACACCAATACCGCCACTGGCGCAGTAACTCGTTTGCAAGATATGGGGATCGAAACCTTTATGTTGGCAAGCTCATTGCTGGCGGTCATTTCTCAACGTTTGGTACGAAAACTTTGTGTTTACTGCCGTAGCCCTCACCAGTTTCAATTTTCTGATTTGCATGAGGCAAATAATGGCTTAATTTCCGGTTTTAAAGCCGTTGGGTGTGAACAATGCAATTTTATTGGTTATAGAGGGAGAACGGCTATTCATGAGTTACTTATTGTGGATGAAAGTATAAGGAACTGTATTTATCGACGAGGTAGTGAGATTGAGTTAGAGAAACTCGCAAGAAAAATAACAGTGGGAATAAAGAATAGTGGGATAGTTAAAATAACACAAGGAATGACTACATTAGAGGAAGTGATTCGAGTCACTCGGGAGAATATTGATGATCATATTTAA
- the dsbC gene encoding bifunctional protein-disulfide isomerase/oxidoreductase DsbC encodes MKKSLLLLPILMASLSGLAYADDAAIQQTLKKLDIKNAEIQPSPIAGLSTVMTDSGVLYISADGKQLLQGPLYDVSGAQPVNVTNQLLLKKLEALSGEMIVYKAPQEKHVITVFTDITCGYCHKLHEEMSDYNALGITVRYLAFPRQGLSSQAEKDMRSIWCTANRNKSFDAAMKGDAISPATCKTDIAKHYQLGVQFGIQGTPAIVLQDGTIVPGYQGPKEMLAMLRAHQASKKTGG; translated from the coding sequence ATGAAAAAAAGTTTACTGTTGCTGCCAATCTTAATGGCTTCGCTTTCTGGTTTGGCGTATGCCGATGATGCTGCTATCCAACAGACATTGAAAAAACTGGATATTAAAAATGCTGAAATCCAGCCTTCCCCTATCGCTGGTTTAAGCACGGTAATGACGGACAGCGGAGTGCTTTATATTTCCGCCGATGGCAAACAGCTGCTGCAAGGCCCGCTGTATGACGTTAGTGGCGCACAGCCGGTTAACGTAACTAATCAATTGCTGCTGAAAAAACTGGAAGCATTAAGCGGTGAAATGATTGTCTACAAAGCGCCGCAGGAAAAACACGTGATTACCGTGTTTACCGATATCACCTGCGGGTACTGCCATAAACTGCATGAAGAAATGAGTGACTATAACGCGCTGGGTATTACCGTGCGTTATCTGGCGTTCCCGCGTCAGGGGCTGAGTTCTCAGGCGGAAAAAGACATGCGTTCTATCTGGTGTACCGCTAACCGCAATAAATCTTTTGATGCGGCGATGAAAGGTGATGCTATTTCCCCGGCAACCTGTAAAACCGATATTGCTAAACATTATCAGCTAGGGGTGCAATTCGGCATTCAGGGTACTCCGGCTATCGTATTGCAGGATGGCACCATTGTTCCGGGCTATCAGGGGCCAAAAGAGATGCTTGCCATGCTGCGAGCGCATCAGGCTTCCAAGAAAACCGGTGGTTGA
- a CDS encoding winged helix-turn-helix domain-containing protein, with protein MYVNTVSVVTESKFIDINGKGIIDYGSEVSVDCCMNKIHFHNRKLTININEKQKRLVMCLFNDVNRKQDIIKVVWYENHKGISDNNYHQLIHKFRTLLSEFEIPADIIKTINRYGLRLDTSLLCATGNNHCDDRFYGYC; from the coding sequence ATGTATGTTAATACTGTGTCAGTAGTTACTGAGAGTAAGTTTATCGACATTAACGGAAAAGGCATCATTGACTATGGTTCTGAGGTATCCGTTGATTGTTGCATGAATAAAATCCACTTTCATAACAGAAAGCTAACTATCAACATTAATGAAAAGCAAAAACGCTTGGTTATGTGCTTATTCAATGATGTGAATAGAAAGCAAGATATTATAAAGGTTGTTTGGTATGAAAACCATAAAGGTATTTCAGATAATAATTACCATCAATTAATTCACAAATTTAGAACCTTACTGTCTGAATTTGAGATTCCTGCCGATATCATTAAAACCATCAACAGATACGGCTTGCGCCTTGATACAAGTTTGCTGTGTGCTACAGGAAATAATCATTGTGATGATCGTTTTTATGGCTATTGTTGA
- the prfB gene encoding peptide chain release factor 2 (programmed frameshift), translating to MFEINPVKNRIQDLSERTAVIRGYLDYDAKKERLEEVNAELEQPDVWNEPERAQALGKERSALEEIVTTIDQLAQGLEDVSGLLELAIEADDEETFDEAVAELEILDGKLGQLEFRRMFSGEYDSANCYLDLQAGSGGTEAQDWASMLLRMYLRWAEAKGFKTEIIEESDGDVAGLKSATIKIIGEYAFGWLRTETGVHRLVRKSPFDSGGRRHTSFSSAFVYPEVDDDIDIEINPADLRIDVYRASGAGGQHVNKTESAVRITHIPTNIVTQCQNDRSQHKNKDQAMKQLKAKLYEFEMQKKNADKQMLEDNKSDIGWGSQIRSYVLDDSRIKDLRTGVETRNTQAVLDGDLDKFIEASLKAGL from the exons ATGTTTGAAATTAATCCGGTAAAAAACCGTATCCAGGATCTGTCCGAACGGACCGCCGTTATCAGGGGGTATCTT GACTATGATGCAAAGAAAGAGCGACTGGAAGAAGTAAACGCCGAGCTGGAGCAGCCTGACGTTTGGAATGAGCCCGAGCGCGCGCAAGCCTTGGGTAAAGAACGTTCCGCATTAGAAGAAATTGTCACCACTATTGACCAATTGGCTCAAGGTTTGGAAGACGTTTCTGGCTTGCTGGAATTGGCTATTGAAGCCGACGATGAAGAGACTTTCGACGAAGCCGTTGCCGAGTTGGAAATCCTTGATGGCAAACTGGGCCAGTTGGAATTCCGTCGTATGTTCTCCGGCGAATACGACAGCGCCAACTGTTATCTCGATCTGCAAGCCGGTTCAGGCGGCACCGAAGCGCAGGACTGGGCGAGCATGTTGCTGCGAATGTATCTGCGTTGGGCTGAAGCCAAAGGCTTTAAAACCGAAATCATCGAAGAATCTGACGGTGACGTCGCAGGTTTGAAATCTGCCACCATCAAGATCATCGGTGAATACGCGTTCGGCTGGTTGCGTACTGAAACCGGCGTACATCGCCTGGTGCGTAAGAGTCCGTTCGATTCCGGTGGCCGTCGCCACACCTCTTTCAGCTCTGCTTTTGTCTACCCGGAAGTCGATGACGATATTGATATCGAAATTAACCCGGCAGATTTGCGTATTGACGTATACCGTGCTTCCGGTGCCGGTGGTCAGCACGTAAACAAAACTGAGTCTGCGGTACGTATTACCCATATTCCGACCAATATTGTGACTCAGTGCCAGAACGACCGTTCTCAGCATAAAAACAAAGATCAAGCCATGAAACAGCTGAAAGCCAAGCTGTATGAGTTTGAGATGCAAAAGAAAAATGCTGATAAACAGATGTTGGAAGACAACAAATCCGACATCGGCTGGGGCAGCCAAATCCGTTCTTATGTACTGGATGATTCCCGTATTAAGGATTTACGCACCGGCGTTGAAACGCGTAATACGCAGGCCGTACTGGATGGCGACCTGGATAAATTCATTGAGGCAAGTTTGAAAGCCGGGTTATGA